The following are encoded in a window of Carya illinoinensis cultivar Pawnee chromosome 15, C.illinoinensisPawnee_v1, whole genome shotgun sequence genomic DNA:
- the LOC122295498 gene encoding uncharacterized protein LOC122295498 has translation MAAYMKTSKMKMNLKRKDLELDEFNDEFSDFSLSSPARKIRRLDAELPPIMEEEEAEIPQAQDVVGRLRDGLELEFPSNDEKAIVLFKPVNTPLLHSSSSNLSFSVDSHIMSGFKNQLFGSSQYGNIKSVEEQSMKEKNNGCLAVVPWVPSQHPLAPATAVPPLTAEAEGMAVAMDIEEDNNNNSQNAIVEQGHPSVQDVYGGIAGSEGLNQWQQQHCLIPQLPQNTSTPITWFR, from the exons ATGGCTGCATACATGAAAAcatcgaagatgaagatgaacCTGAAGAGGAAGGACCTTGAGCTCGACGAATTCAACGACGAATTCTCcgacttttctctctcttcccccgcTCGAAAGATTCGCCGCCTG GATGCGGAGTTGCCGCCGAttatggaggaagaggaggcggAGATTCCTCAGGCCCAGGATGTAGTTGGACGACTTCGTGACGGTTTGGAATTGGAATTTCCGTCCAATGATGAGAAGGCTATTGTTCTCTTCAAGCCTGTGAATACTCCTCTTTTACATTCATCGTCTTCGAATCTTTCTTTCTCTGTTGATTCTCACATCATGTCTGGCTTTAAGA ATCAATTATTTGGGTCGAGCCAGTACGGTAACATAAAATCGGTCGAGGAACAgtctatgaaagaaaaaaataatgggTGTTTGGCCGTTGTTCCTTGGGTTCCCTCTCAACATCCTCTTGCGCCGGCCACCGCCGTTCCCCCATTAACGGCGGAGGCTGAAGGAATGGCAGTGGCGATGGATATCGAAGAAGACAACAATAACAACAGCCAAAATGCAATCGTAGAGCAAGGCCACCCAAGTGTACAAGACGTTTATGGTGGAATAGCTGGAAGCGAGGGCTTAAATCAGTGGCAGCAACAGCACTGCTTGATACCACAGCTTCCTCAAAACACATCCACGCCCATTACATGGTTCCGGTAA
- the LOC122297167 gene encoding ethanolamine-phosphate cytidylyltransferase-like produces MDYESNSWIWEGVYYYPHLFGGLMLTAALLGLSTSYFAGVGVPSLPFFWSDFGIFYNKKCEKKRIRVYMDGCFDLMHYGHANALRQAKALGDELVVGLVSDEEIIANKGPPVLSMVERLALVSGLKWVDEVISNAPYEITEQFMNSLFNEHKIDYIIHGDDPCLLPDGTDAYALAKKAGRYKQIKRTEGVSSTDIVGRILSSVSDTKVHQDCNSTSLHGEPQKESESKVAHISQFLPTSRRIVQFSNGKGPAPNARIVYIDGAFDLFHAGHVEILKIARQLGDFLLVGIHTDQTVSEHRGNQYPIMHLHERSLSVLACRYVDEVIIGAPWEVTNDMITTFNISLVVHGTVAENSLLTAESDPYKVPKSMGIFRLLESPKDITTTSVAQRIVANHDAYTKRNAKKAASEKKYYVEKKYVSGD; encoded by the exons ATGGACTATGAAAGCAACAGTTGGATATGGGAAGGGGTATACTACTACCCACACCTCTTTGGCGGTCTGATGCTCACGGCGGCCTTGCTCGGCTTGTCCACCAGCTATTTTGCTGGGGTTGGCGTACCTTCGTTGCCCTTTTTCTGGTCTGATTTCGGGATTTTCTACAATAAGAAATGTGAAAAGAAGCGCATTCGGGTTTACATGGACGGGTGCTTTGATCTTATGCATTATGGCCACGCGAATGCGCTGCGGCAAGCCAAGGCTTTGGGGGATGAATTGGTGGTGGGTCTTGTGAGTGATGAGGAGATAATCGCCAATAAAGGCCCGCCTGTTTTATCCATGGTAGAAAG GCTGGCCCTTGTTAGTGGGTTGAAATGGGTGGATGAAGTTATATCAAATGCTCCCTATGAAATTACCGAGCAATTCATGAATAGTCTCTTTAATGAGCATAAGATTGACTACATTATTCATGGTGATGATCCTTGCCTGCTTCCGGATGGAACTGATGCTTATGCGTTGGCAAAGAAAGCTGGCCGCTACAAGCAGATCAAACGCACTGAAGGGGTCTCCAGCACAGACATTGTAG GTAGAATACTCTCTTCCGTGAGTGATACAAAAGTTCATCAGGACTGTAACAGTACTTCTTTACATGGAGAGCCTCAAAAAGAAAGTGAATCTAAGGTTGCCCACATATCACAATTTCTGCCGACATCTCGAAGGATTGTACAATTCTCAAATGGCAAG gGACCTGCCCCAAATGCTCGTATTGTGTACATTGATGGGGCATTTGATCTCTTTCATGCCGGTCACGTTGAG ATCCTCAAGATTGCTAGGCAACTTGGAGATTTTCTACTTGTTGGTATTCACACAGATCAGACTGTGAG TGAACACAGGGGGAATCAGTATCCAATTATGCATTTACACGAACGTAGTCTTAGTGTGCTGGCTTGCCGTTACGTTGATGAGGTTATCATTGGTGCGCCTTGGGAAGTTACAAATGATATG ATTACAACTTTCAACATCTCTTTGGTTGTGCATGGGACAGTTGCTGAGAACTCCTTGTTGACT GCTGAAAGTGATCCTTATAAGGTTCCCAAGAGCATGGGAATTTTCCGGTTGCTTGAAAGTCCCAAAGATATAACCACGACTTCAGTAGCCCAAAGGATAGTTGCCAATCATGATGCTTACACG AAACGCAATGCAAAGAAGGCTGCTAGTGAGAAGAAATACTATGTAGAGAAAAAGTATGTATCAGGAGATTAG